Proteins co-encoded in one Ananas comosus cultivar F153 linkage group 15, ASM154086v1, whole genome shotgun sequence genomic window:
- the LOC109721626 gene encoding peroxidase A2-like gives MLSNYSASLSSVVLTIFAVLLLRGSEAQLSSTFYDRTCPNVSAIVTSVIKQAHQSDVRIYASLTRLFFHDCFVQGCDGSLFLDSTPTIQSEKSAPANNNSARGFPVVDNIKAAIENVCPGVVSCADILALASEASVDLSGGPSWSVLLGRRDSTTANLASAMNLPSPFDTLSKLRSKFSNVGLSDTDLVALSGAHTFGRAQCRFFNQRLYNFNNTGRPDPTLDTTYLATLQQSCPKNANLNGLNNLDPTTPNKFDKNYYSNVENKRGLLQSDQELLSSSDAASTTAPIVNSFASSKSTFFRAFATSMINMGNISPLTGSRGEIRSNCRKINGS, from the exons atgttgTCTAATTATTCTGCTTCTCTTTCTTCAGTAGTTCTAACCATCTTCGCTGTTCTTCTGCTTCGCGGTTCCGAAGCTCAACTGAGCTCCACCTTCTACGATCGCACGTGCCCGAATGTGTCGGCTATCGTGACCAGCGTCATCAAGCAGGCGCATCAGTCCGACGTTAGGATCTACGCGAGCCTCACCCGCCTTTTCTTCCACGACTGCTTTGTCCAA GGTTGTGATGGATCGTTGTTCTTAGACAGTACCCCTACGATACAGAGCGAGAAGAGCGCGCCTGCGAACAACAATTCGGCCCGCGGGTTCCCCGTGGTGGACAATATCAAGGCGGCGATAGAGAATGTTTGTCCCGGCGTGGTCTCGTGCGCCGATATCCTCGCCCTTGCATCTGAAGCTTCTGTGGATCTG TCTGGCGGTCCTTCGTGGAGCGTGTTGTTGGGAAGAAGAGATAGCACGACGGCAAACCTGGCTAGCGCCATGAACCTTCCGAGCCCCTTCGATACCCTAAGCAAACTTCGGTCCAAGTTCTCCAATGTCGGCCTCAGCGACACCGATCTCGTCGCCTTGTCGG GTGCCCACACATTTGGTCGAGCACAATGTCGGTTCTTCAACCAACGCCTGTACAACTTCAACAACACAggccgacccgacccgaccctaGACACGACCTATCTGGCTACGTTACAGCAGAGTTGCCCTAAAAATGCAAACCTAAACGGATTGAACAATCTCGACCCGACCACGCCCAATAAGTTCGATAAAAACTACTACTCCAATGTCGAGAACAAACGCGGCCTCCTCCAGTCCGACCAGGAGCTGCTCTCGTCGTCGGACGCGGCGTCGACCACCGCACCGATCGTAAATAGTTTCGCCAGCAGCAAGAGCACCTTCTTTCGCGCGTTCGCGACGTCGATGATCAACATGGGGAATATAAGCCCGTTAACCGGGAGTCGAGGGGAGATTAGAAGTAATTGCAGAAAAATAAATGGAAGTTGA